A genomic window from Aestuariirhabdus litorea includes:
- a CDS encoding efflux RND transporter permease subunit, whose amino-acid sequence MGPSFFIDRPIFSAVISIVIVLGGAVSMSATPISQFPEIAPPTVTVSATYPGASAEVVANTVAAPIEQEVNGVDNMIYMSSTSASSGNMSLTVTFEPGTDPDIAQVNTQNRVNQALAKLPTVVAAQGITTQKVSQSFMMVIAFSTPGGEMDEVELNNYVNLHVWDAVKRVPGANLSSVYPPPDVAMRVWLRPDRLAQLGITIPEVSDAVSGQNQAFGIGQIGQEPAPPGTVQNFPITTQGMLVKPEEFDQIILRASTADDSAIVRLGDVGRSELGSKSYNLKSQINGTEASFLVVYQQPGSNAIATSERVMALLEELKPGFPAGLEYSVVMDTSKFTAASIEKVIHTFFEAVVLVVLVVFLFLQSLRSTVIPIIAVPVAIVGAYSGIYLLDFSTNMLTLFGMILAIGLVVDDAIIVVEAVEHKMATKGLSPKQASKEAMQELTGALVAIVLVLSSVFLPVAFLSGMTGTLYKQFAVTIAIAMVLSGVVALTLSPALSAIILKPARHEKHGFFLWFERSFERLTEGYLVGVRWLIRHQLIGMALFAAVVVALVMLFRIIPGSFVPEEDQGYLLGISIQPDAASLQRTTAVGDSVSEILRKDPAVSGVGQMDGYSIIDQQFRTNAGMMFVPMKGFEERSEPGLSTFDVLGRSRSTLQSVDDGIAFLVNPPSIPGLGSTGGFEFYIQDTSGKGPLALQEVVKQYLDEAKKRGELSSVNSSFVASERQLYVELDRSRAELLQVPVESIYQTLQAYFGSLFVSQFTQNGRVWQVILQAEPEYRDDPDDFTNIYLRSTTGEQVPLTAVATLRWASGPNILPRFNGFTAAKLTGSAAAGYSSGQAIAAMESVAGEVLPAGFSYAWSGQAFQEKLAGGTSTIAFVFGLIMVFLILSAQYEMWSLPIGVMMAVPFAILGALLMTWGRGLENDVYFQVGLVTLVGLSAKNAILITEFALENYRKGMELADAAAEAARLRLRPIVMTSLAFILGCVPMAIATGPGANSLHAIGTGVIGGMLASTLVSSFFVPMFFVIVETLSSKLKGSAEQPATDAPPAQEETP is encoded by the coding sequence ATGGGACCCTCGTTCTTTATCGATCGACCGATCTTCTCGGCGGTTATCTCCATTGTGATTGTGCTGGGGGGGGCGGTTTCCATGAGCGCGACCCCGATCTCCCAGTTCCCCGAGATCGCTCCTCCCACGGTGACCGTCAGCGCCACCTACCCCGGCGCCTCGGCGGAGGTGGTGGCCAATACGGTGGCGGCACCGATCGAACAGGAGGTCAATGGGGTGGACAATATGATCTACATGTCCTCCACCAGTGCCTCCTCCGGGAATATGAGCCTGACGGTGACCTTCGAGCCGGGCACCGACCCCGATATTGCCCAGGTCAACACCCAGAACCGGGTCAACCAGGCCCTGGCCAAGCTACCCACCGTGGTGGCGGCCCAGGGCATTACCACCCAGAAGGTGTCGCAGTCGTTCATGATGGTGATCGCCTTCTCCACCCCCGGCGGGGAGATGGATGAGGTTGAGCTCAACAACTACGTCAACCTCCATGTCTGGGATGCGGTCAAACGGGTGCCGGGGGCCAACCTCTCCTCGGTTTATCCGCCGCCGGATGTGGCCATGCGGGTGTGGCTAAGGCCTGATCGCCTGGCGCAACTGGGGATTACCATTCCTGAGGTCAGTGATGCGGTCAGCGGCCAGAACCAGGCCTTCGGTATTGGCCAGATCGGACAGGAGCCCGCCCCTCCCGGGACGGTCCAGAATTTCCCCATTACCACCCAGGGGATGCTGGTCAAGCCCGAAGAGTTTGACCAGATCATCCTGCGGGCGAGTACCGCCGATGACTCGGCGATTGTCCGCCTGGGGGATGTGGGTCGCAGCGAGCTGGGCTCCAAGAGCTATAACCTGAAAAGCCAGATCAACGGCACGGAAGCCTCCTTCCTGGTGGTCTACCAGCAGCCCGGTTCCAACGCGATAGCGACCTCTGAGCGGGTGATGGCCCTGCTGGAGGAGCTCAAGCCGGGGTTCCCCGCCGGTCTCGAGTACTCCGTGGTCATGGATACCAGTAAATTTACCGCGGCCTCCATTGAAAAGGTGATCCACACCTTCTTCGAAGCGGTGGTGCTGGTGGTGCTGGTAGTGTTCCTGTTTCTGCAAAGTCTGCGCTCCACGGTGATTCCCATCATTGCGGTTCCGGTCGCTATTGTGGGCGCCTATTCGGGGATCTACCTGCTCGACTTCTCCACCAACATGCTCACCCTGTTCGGTATGATTCTGGCGATTGGCCTGGTGGTGGATGACGCCATCATCGTCGTGGAAGCGGTGGAGCACAAAATGGCCACCAAGGGGCTTTCGCCCAAGCAGGCCTCGAAGGAGGCGATGCAGGAGCTGACCGGAGCCCTGGTGGCTATCGTGCTGGTGCTCTCCTCGGTCTTTCTCCCGGTGGCCTTTTTGTCGGGCATGACGGGCACGCTCTACAAACAGTTTGCGGTCACCATTGCGATTGCCATGGTGTTGTCGGGGGTGGTGGCACTGACCCTCTCACCGGCCCTGTCGGCCATTATCCTGAAGCCTGCCCGGCATGAAAAACACGGCTTTTTCCTCTGGTTTGAACGTAGCTTTGAGCGTTTGACCGAAGGCTATTTGGTCGGGGTTCGCTGGCTGATCCGCCATCAGCTGATCGGGATGGCACTGTTTGCCGCTGTGGTGGTTGCCCTGGTGATGTTGTTTCGCATTATTCCCGGCAGCTTCGTTCCCGAGGAGGATCAGGGCTACCTGTTGGGAATCAGCATACAGCCGGATGCTGCCAGCCTGCAGCGGACGACGGCGGTTGGCGACAGCGTATCCGAGATTTTGCGCAAGGATCCTGCGGTATCCGGTGTTGGCCAGATGGACGGTTACAGCATCATCGACCAGCAGTTCCGTACCAATGCCGGAATGATGTTTGTACCCATGAAGGGGTTTGAGGAGCGCTCCGAACCGGGCCTCAGTACCTTCGATGTGTTGGGACGATCCCGCAGTACGCTGCAGTCCGTGGACGATGGCATCGCCTTTCTGGTGAACCCGCCCTCCATTCCCGGCCTGGGTTCCACCGGCGGGTTCGAGTTTTATATCCAGGATACCTCGGGTAAAGGGCCACTGGCCTTGCAGGAGGTGGTGAAACAGTATCTGGATGAGGCGAAGAAACGCGGGGAGCTGTCCAGTGTAAACAGCTCTTTTGTGGCCAGCGAACGTCAGCTCTACGTTGAACTGGACCGCTCGCGGGCCGAGTTGCTGCAGGTACCCGTTGAGTCGATCTACCAGACCTTGCAGGCCTATTTCGGCTCACTCTTTGTGTCCCAGTTCACCCAGAACGGGCGCGTGTGGCAGGTGATCCTGCAGGCCGAGCCTGAGTACCGCGATGACCCCGACGATTTCACCAACATCTACCTGCGCTCTACCACCGGGGAGCAGGTGCCACTGACCGCCGTAGCCACGCTGAGGTGGGCCTCCGGTCCCAATATACTGCCACGATTTAATGGCTTTACCGCCGCCAAGCTCACCGGCAGCGCCGCTGCGGGTTACAGCTCGGGACAGGCGATCGCTGCGATGGAGTCGGTGGCGGGTGAGGTGTTACCGGCGGGGTTCTCCTACGCCTGGTCAGGGCAGGCTTTCCAGGAAAAGCTGGCCGGCGGAACCTCGACCATCGCCTTTGTGTTCGGCCTCATTATGGTGTTTTTGATTCTTTCTGCTCAATATGAGATGTGGTCACTTCCTATCGGGGTCATGATGGCGGTGCCCTTTGCGATACTCGGGGCCCTGTTGATGACCTGGGGGAGGGGGCTGGAGAACGATGTCTATTTCCAGGTAGGCCTGGTGACTCTGGTGGGACTCTCCGCCAAGAATGCCATCCTCATCACCGAGTTTGCCCTTGAGAACTACCGCAAGGGCATGGAGCTGGCGGATGCCGCCGCCGAAGCCGCCCGCCTGCGCCTGCGGCCGATCGTGATGACCTCACTGGCCTTTATTCTGGGCTGTGTGCCCATGGCCATTGCCACCGGGCCGGGTGCCAACAGCCTGCACGCCATTGGTACCGGGGTAATCGGCGGAATGCTGGCCTCAACCCTGGTCTCTTCGTTTTTTGTACCCATGTTCTTCGTCATCGTGGAGACGCTGAGCAGTAAACTCAAAGGCTCCGCTGAGCAGCCGGCAACCGATGCGCCGCCGGCGCAGGAGGAGACGCCATGA
- a CDS encoding efflux transporter outer membrane subunit, translating to MIPRYPRTLSFLLLLLLGGCVVGPDYQRPEVVLPEQWRVSFADASELSNLRWWQQLNDPVLDSLLETALQQNQDIRQAAARVAQFQGVLTSTRSAFYPQTGYDAEASRNRLSEQAPGFVGGDPYYNLYQAALGASWQLDLFGRVQRQSEAAAAQVYASEQGRRGVLLSVVTGVAAGYVTLRGLDEQRVIARRTAEQYRDTLTLFQLRHRYGTVSQLEVSQIESQYQQALAAIPRIESRIALQENLLSVLLGQDPGPIERGLSLAEMPLPRVPSGLPSTLLTRRPDLLQAEYELMAANAQVGVAESLYYPDISLSGSIGQGSSELNDLLNGSARLWGLGASITGPIFTFGRIEGQVASAEAARDAAEARYRQTLFVALQEVNDALTQTQKNQQTYSALERRTRALREYARLAMMRFESGAASYLEVLYANTELFQADLDGVAAQVDQYRALISVYQSMGGGWLDALAEPQSPPGSAL from the coding sequence ATGATCCCTCGTTATCCCCGCACCCTGTCGTTTTTGCTGCTTCTGTTGTTGGGGGGCTGTGTAGTCGGGCCTGACTACCAGCGTCCCGAAGTGGTACTACCTGAGCAGTGGCGGGTCAGCTTCGCCGATGCCAGCGAACTGTCCAACCTGCGCTGGTGGCAACAGCTCAACGATCCGGTACTGGACTCCCTGCTGGAAACGGCGTTACAGCAGAACCAGGATATTCGCCAGGCTGCGGCCCGGGTGGCCCAGTTCCAGGGGGTGCTGACCAGCACCCGCAGCGCCTTCTATCCGCAAACCGGCTACGATGCCGAGGCAAGCCGTAACCGGCTGTCGGAGCAGGCGCCCGGTTTTGTGGGGGGGGACCCCTACTACAACCTTTATCAGGCGGCTCTGGGGGCCAGCTGGCAACTGGACCTGTTCGGTCGGGTGCAGCGCCAGAGTGAGGCCGCCGCTGCCCAGGTCTATGCCTCTGAACAGGGGCGTCGAGGGGTATTGCTGTCTGTGGTGACCGGGGTTGCCGCGGGTTACGTCACCCTGCGCGGGCTGGATGAGCAGCGGGTGATCGCCCGTCGAACCGCCGAGCAGTACCGGGATACCCTGACCCTGTTCCAGCTGCGTCACCGCTATGGCACCGTCTCCCAGCTGGAGGTGTCCCAGATCGAATCCCAGTATCAACAGGCGCTGGCGGCGATTCCCCGTATCGAATCGCGGATTGCCCTGCAGGAGAACCTGCTGTCGGTGTTGCTGGGGCAGGATCCCGGGCCCATTGAACGCGGGCTCAGCCTGGCCGAGATGCCGCTCCCCAGGGTTCCCTCCGGGCTGCCTTCGACGCTTCTGACACGACGTCCCGACCTGCTGCAGGCCGAGTATGAGTTGATGGCCGCCAATGCGCAGGTGGGGGTAGCGGAATCGCTCTACTACCCGGATATCAGCCTGTCCGGCAGTATTGGCCAGGGCAGCAGCGAGCTCAATGATCTCCTCAACGGCAGCGCACGCCTGTGGGGGCTGGGTGCCAGCATTACCGGCCCCATCTTCACCTTTGGCCGCATTGAAGGGCAGGTGGCTTCCGCTGAAGCCGCGCGGGATGCCGCGGAGGCGCGCTATCGACAGACCCTTTTTGTGGCCCTGCAGGAGGTGAACGACGCCCTGACCCAGACCCAGAAAAACCAGCAGACTTACAGTGCGCTCGAGCGCAGGACCCGGGCCCTGCGCGAGTACGCGCGGTTGGCGATGATGCGTTTTGAAAGCGGCGCTGCCAGCTACCTGGAGGTGCTCTACGCCAACACCGAGCTGTTCCAGGCCGATCTCGACGGGGTGGCCGCCCAGGTTGACCAGTACCGCGCCCTGATCAGTGTTTACCAGTCCATGGGCGGCGGCTGGCTCGATGCCCTGGCCGAGCCCCAGTCCCCCCCGGGCTCGGCCCTTTAG